Proteins encoded by one window of Leptospira stimsonii:
- a CDS encoding MotA/TolQ/ExbB proton channel family protein, producing the protein MDVLFAKGGWVSVLILVVSFINVGLFLRVWTFLPILKRRILFHLQEETKNGTQDRSTSSIRSISEDPDDFFAKEFFIPEAMTAWIRNLAGIATMLGLLGTVIGISVAFEEMKNAGTVSLEIFSEGIRLALNTTIQGLCVAIPSILGFQYLKMILQRTEIEIKQTIQNETEERFE; encoded by the coding sequence GTGGATGTTCTGTTTGCAAAAGGAGGATGGGTCAGCGTACTGATCTTGGTTGTGAGCTTTATCAATGTCGGACTCTTTCTCAGAGTTTGGACCTTTCTTCCGATTCTCAAAAGAAGAATCCTGTTTCATCTTCAAGAAGAAACAAAGAATGGAACCCAAGATCGATCCACTTCATCAATCAGATCGATCTCGGAAGATCCGGACGATTTTTTTGCGAAAGAATTTTTTATTCCGGAAGCGATGACCGCTTGGATCCGAAATCTCGCAGGAATCGCAACGATGCTCGGACTCCTTGGAACGGTGATCGGCATCTCCGTCGCCTTCGAAGAGATGAAAAACGCGGGAACGGTCAGCCTCGAAATTTTTTCAGAAGGGATCCGCCTCGCCCTCAACACGACCATTCAAGGACTCTGTGTAGCCATTCCTTCGATCTTAGGATTTCAGTATTTGAAGATGATTTTACAAAGAACCGAAATCGAAATCAAACAAACGATTCAAAACGAAACGGAAGAACGTTTCGAATGA
- a CDS encoding LIC_10705 family lipoprotein, with protein MLKKMMVLTFTCWLAFHCNGEFENSNKGKTNGINNDQFIFYTLFFVVPDLDFNQFCPPTDQIPILEPGTYTRFMKAGDTYIFDNRARLSTPKDKNSSSTRFFTFTIQENPGQEIKLVTPKCGNSPIEFAANNDSNLSGQLETVFIDLETPPLPKQRSNFFTKLTAVSGSGTITFTTPSLADSLNAH; from the coding sequence ATGTTAAAAAAAATGATGGTCCTAACCTTTACCTGCTGGCTCGCTTTTCATTGCAATGGAGAATTCGAAAATTCGAATAAAGGAAAAACCAATGGCATCAATAACGACCAGTTCATATTTTATACTTTGTTTTTCGTAGTTCCCGATCTCGACTTCAATCAGTTCTGTCCACCGACTGACCAGATTCCGATTTTAGAACCGGGAACTTATACACGATTTATGAAAGCAGGGGATACTTATATTTTTGATAATCGGGCAAGACTATCTACTCCAAAAGATAAAAATTCCAGTTCAACAAGATTTTTCACCTTCACTATTCAAGAAAATCCAGGACAAGAAATTAAGTTGGTAACTCCTAAATGTGGCAATAGTCCAATTGAATTCGCAGCAAATAATGATTCAAATCTTTCAGGACAATTAGAAACGGTGTTCATTGATTTAGAAACGCCGCCGTTGCCTAAGCAAAGATCCAACTTTTTCACGAAGCTAACCGCCGTATCTGGATCCGGAACTATAACATTTACAACACCTTCCCTAGCTGATTCCTTGAATGCGCACTAA
- a CDS encoding LIC_10705 family lipoprotein, with the protein MIRILGLLGLICLFTAHCNGEFENSNKGTTNGLDNNFLLTYSFFFVVPNLDFNQFCPPTEQIPILEPGTHTRFMQAGDTFIFDNRARLNAGGNPNVARGFSAFFSFAIQESPGQEIKLVSPVCGTSANEYGAYDDSGLSGQLENVYIDLKIPPLAQNRNGFFTKIKAISGSGTFTITTPLAQDPPH; encoded by the coding sequence ATGATACGGATTCTTGGTTTACTCGGATTGATCTGTTTATTCACAGCTCATTGCAATGGAGAATTCGAAAATTCGAATAAAGGGACAACAAACGGATTGGATAACAATTTTCTGTTAACGTATTCTTTTTTCTTTGTAGTTCCCAATCTCGACTTCAATCAATTCTGTCCACCGACCGAACAAATCCCCATTTTAGAACCGGGGACGCATACACGATTTATGCAAGCAGGGGATACGTTTATTTTTGATAATCGGGCAAGATTGAATGCGGGCGGCAATCCAAATGTTGCTCGAGGTTTTTCCGCATTTTTTTCCTTCGCCATTCAAGAATCCCCTGGTCAAGAAATCAAACTGGTTAGCCCCGTTTGTGGAACAAGTGCGAATGAATATGGTGCCTACGATGATTCAGGTCTTTCTGGACAGTTAGAAAATGTTTACATAGACTTAAAAATACCGCCACTTGCTCAAAATCGAAACGGTTTTTTTACAAAGATTAAGGCGATTTCAGGTTCCGGAACTTTTACGATTACAACACCTCTTGCACAAGATCCACCACATTAG
- a CDS encoding LIC_10705 family lipoprotein, whose amino-acid sequence MENPTLKKMITLTFACWLAFHCNGEFENSNKGTTNGLDNNFLLTYSLFFVVPNLDFNQFCPPTDQIPILEPGTHTRFMQAGDTFIFDNRARFQQSAPAGERRYFTFVIQENPGQEIKLKTPSCGNSQTEYGAYNDSGQPGQMETVYIDLMTPPLPQKRTGFFTKLTAISGSGTISFTTPTAPDPLNAH is encoded by the coding sequence ATGGAGAACCCAACGTTAAAAAAAATGATAACCCTAACCTTTGCCTGTTGGCTCGCTTTTCATTGTAATGGAGAATTCGAAAATTCGAATAAAGGAACAACGAACGGATTGGATAACAATTTTCTGTTAACGTATTCTTTGTTCTTTGTCGTTCCCAATCTCGACTTCAATCAATTCTGTCCACCGACCGACCAGATCCCCATTTTAGAACCAGGAACTCATACACGATTTATGCAAGCAGGAGATACATTTATTTTTGATAATCGTGCAAGATTTCAACAGTCAGCTCCAGCGGGCGAAAGAAGGTATTTCACTTTTGTCATCCAGGAAAACCCAGGACAGGAGATTAAACTAAAAACACCATCTTGCGGGAATAGCCAGACAGAATACGGCGCATATAATGATTCAGGACAGCCCGGTCAAATGGAAACAGTCTACATTGATTTAATGACTCCTCCGCTTCCTCAAAAGCGAACTGGCTTTTTTACTAAGCTCACCGCTATATCCGGCTCTGGAACAATATCTTTCACAACACCAACCGCACCTGATCCACTCAACGCACATTGA
- a CDS encoding nucleotide pyrophosphohydrolase, with protein sequence MKGDALSLNEAQAKVDDWIRNFGVRYFSELTNLAILMEEVGEFSRLMARKYGDQSFKKGEDPNGISKEMGDILFVLICLANQMGISLEDALKATLQKNTERDKDRHKENPKLQS encoded by the coding sequence TTGAAGGGCGACGCACTTTCGTTGAACGAAGCGCAGGCGAAGGTCGACGATTGGATTCGAAACTTCGGAGTTCGTTATTTTTCAGAACTCACTAACCTTGCGATCTTGATGGAAGAAGTCGGAGAGTTCTCCCGACTGATGGCGAGAAAATACGGGGATCAGTCTTTTAAGAAAGGCGAGGACCCGAATGGAATTTCGAAAGAGATGGGAGATATACTTTTTGTTTTGATCTGCCTCGCGAATCAGATGGGGATTTCTTTGGAAGACGCTCTCAAAGCCACCTTACAAAAGAATACGGAACGGGATAAGGATCGTCACAAAGAAAATCCGAAACTTCAGTCCTGA
- a CDS encoding LA_1694 family PerA/PerB upregulated protein, whose amino-acid sequence MLVRIQTNLLKFGLWLSIFLFQCIRENASNPNLLLAIVDRQLQPNSGVAVPTLKACLVTNQIPSGKVTTCYETTAESCNLTFFNNIATATTLQNRRDDLTFININFANCTTGATPLFVKYSNLVPPASMLFKDQLGLNGANVESQFRFTNQISCKELGLETSEFVPGNFSRVLNSEELVQLNSLEAELALIPTTTANCFTDLNFNQSLISLTQNIKNGSLQRGITCAYQSGSGFPICPWSH is encoded by the coding sequence ATGCTGGTAAGAATTCAAACCAATCTACTCAAGTTCGGGTTATGGCTAAGTATATTCCTGTTTCAGTGTATTCGGGAAAACGCATCCAACCCGAATCTTCTTTTGGCGATTGTGGATCGGCAACTCCAGCCGAATTCCGGCGTAGCAGTTCCCACTCTCAAAGCTTGTTTGGTAACAAATCAAATCCCGAGCGGAAAAGTGACAACTTGTTATGAGACAACGGCCGAATCTTGCAATCTGACCTTTTTCAATAACATCGCAACGGCGACCACTTTACAAAATAGAAGAGACGATCTTACGTTTATCAATATCAATTTTGCAAATTGCACGACCGGAGCAACTCCACTTTTTGTAAAGTATTCCAATTTGGTTCCGCCGGCTTCGATGTTGTTCAAGGATCAGTTAGGACTGAACGGAGCAAATGTGGAATCTCAGTTCCGATTTACCAATCAAATTAGCTGTAAGGAACTCGGATTGGAAACTTCGGAATTTGTTCCTGGAAATTTTTCACGAGTCTTAAACTCGGAGGAATTGGTTCAACTGAACAGCCTTGAAGCGGAACTCGCCTTGATACCGACGACCACAGCCAACTGTTTTACCGATTTGAATTTCAATCAGAGCCTTATTAGTTTAACACAAAATATAAAAAACGGCTCCCTGCAAAGAGGAATCACATGTGCCTATCAGTCCGGGTCCGGTTTTCCGATTTGCCCATGGAGTCATTGA
- a CDS encoding TraR/DksA family transcriptional regulator, with translation MTAKKPAPAYDKKALQEIKELLLEKKSTLLEKYAHWEDNSKPSGLKEMGDIADIASEINEETLSSVLSEAEIETIREIDVALDKIEDGTYGICEGTGKKIPIARLKAIPWTRYTVEFAETLSKGKGGFMRKSNAGSLTGAYKIPTDMDSMDD, from the coding sequence ATGACTGCAAAAAAACCAGCGCCCGCATACGATAAAAAAGCTCTGCAAGAAATCAAAGAGCTCCTCCTTGAGAAGAAAAGCACTCTCTTGGAAAAGTATGCTCACTGGGAAGATAACAGCAAACCTTCCGGCCTGAAAGAGATGGGTGATATCGCCGATATCGCCTCAGAAATCAACGAAGAGACCCTGAGTTCTGTCCTTTCCGAAGCGGAAATCGAAACGATCCGTGAAATCGACGTCGCATTAGACAAAATCGAAGACGGAACCTACGGAATCTGTGAAGGGACAGGAAAAAAAATTCCGATCGCACGCCTCAAAGCAATCCCTTGGACTCGGTATACGGTTGAATTTGCGGAAACTCTCTCGAAAGGGAAGGGTGGTTTTATGCGCAAAAGCAACGCCGGAAGTCTAACGGGCGCATACAAAATCCCAACCGATATGGATTCGATGGACGATTGA
- a CDS encoding ubiquinone/menaquinone biosynthesis methyltransferase: MSEFKMPETDRKAGFVRENFNRIAEKYDRFNDWNSFLLHRVWKNRLVKEVEKNLGSHLKVMDLCCGTGDISVRLEHSPSVDHVTCVDFSENMLEIAKTRLRKKGEEGRVDFQVGDATQLKNFQDSQFDVVSIGFGLRNVDHLPKAIQEIYRILKPGGLFLNLDVGKVKNPLVRWAADFYFFRIVPILGYILWGGKNEMFDYLPVSSLFYPSQEKLKSILEENGFTEVRFENFVFGNAVLHIARKAS; this comes from the coding sequence ATGTCAGAATTCAAAATGCCTGAGACAGATCGAAAGGCCGGCTTTGTTCGAGAGAACTTTAACCGGATCGCTGAAAAATACGATCGATTCAACGATTGGAACAGCTTTCTTCTCCATCGTGTATGGAAAAATCGTCTCGTAAAGGAAGTAGAAAAGAATCTGGGTTCTCATCTCAAGGTTATGGATCTTTGCTGTGGAACGGGTGACATTTCGGTTCGTTTGGAACATTCTCCTTCCGTCGATCACGTGACTTGTGTGGACTTCTCCGAGAACATGCTCGAGATTGCAAAGACTCGTTTGCGAAAAAAAGGAGAAGAAGGAAGAGTCGATTTTCAAGTCGGAGACGCGACACAACTGAAAAATTTTCAGGATTCCCAATTTGACGTCGTTTCGATCGGTTTCGGATTACGTAACGTCGATCATCTTCCGAAAGCGATTCAAGAGATTTATCGGATTTTAAAACCGGGTGGTCTTTTTCTCAATCTGGATGTCGGAAAGGTGAAAAACCCTCTCGTTCGCTGGGCGGCCGATTTTTATTTTTTTAGAATCGTTCCGATCCTCGGTTATATTCTTTGGGGAGGTAAGAACGAGATGTTTGACTATCTTCCCGTTTCTTCCCTTTTCTATCCGAGCCAGGAAAAACTCAAATCCATCTTAGAAGAAAACGGATTCACCGAAGTGCGGTTTGAAAACTTCGTTTTCGGAAACGCCGTTCTACACATCGCAAGAAAAGCTTCTTAG
- a CDS encoding helix-turn-helix transcriptional regulator — translation MTVFYLAIGVQNATTAAICASTSEEMGMAFWVFNCHSFFILSPVLVGMASFCTGRRILNRFTIFVFIVALACDFFCSSFPRMIISGFKSFHFGLAPLLSPIGGSLGIGIHVLAMGVCIYFFIKPVQWNVFFEKRFFVGVFLFWWLALFTNFVPLFGIDIPPLHPVADSALSVVLSVYLNRYNVGKTSLLRIAANILISIAIGVTIGMFFWSVFKFLPFREIYVTAISSLSACSFMAFLFFHSYKSEEIPTIVQSLNLDGYGLSKQEIRICELLEAGHSRTFIQLILNVSNGTLRNHLKNIYAKVLPESKSTSKDQLQRLTIFLSKRKENNFSPR, via the coding sequence ATGACGGTCTTCTATCTCGCGATCGGAGTTCAAAACGCAACGACAGCGGCGATCTGTGCTTCTACGAGCGAAGAGATGGGTATGGCTTTTTGGGTGTTCAATTGCCATTCTTTTTTTATTCTTTCTCCGGTATTGGTCGGAATGGCGAGTTTCTGTACGGGAAGAAGAATTCTAAATCGGTTTACAATTTTCGTTTTTATAGTCGCGCTTGCTTGTGATTTTTTTTGCTCTTCATTTCCACGGATGATTATCTCCGGCTTTAAATCCTTTCATTTCGGCCTCGCTCCTCTCCTTTCTCCGATTGGAGGCTCACTCGGAATCGGAATTCACGTGCTTGCGATGGGCGTATGTATCTACTTTTTTATAAAGCCCGTTCAATGGAACGTGTTCTTTGAAAAACGGTTCTTCGTGGGAGTTTTTCTTTTTTGGTGGCTCGCGTTATTTACGAATTTTGTTCCTCTGTTTGGAATCGACATTCCTCCCTTACATCCCGTCGCAGACTCGGCGCTTTCCGTGGTTCTTTCGGTCTACTTGAATCGATATAACGTTGGAAAAACGAGTTTGTTAAGAATTGCGGCGAATATTCTGATTTCGATCGCGATCGGAGTTACGATCGGAATGTTCTTCTGGTCCGTTTTTAAATTCCTCCCCTTTCGCGAAATTTACGTAACCGCGATTTCTTCGCTTAGCGCGTGTTCGTTTATGGCGTTTCTTTTTTTCCATTCTTACAAGAGCGAAGAAATTCCTACGATTGTCCAGAGTTTGAATCTAGATGGTTACGGACTTTCCAAACAGGAGATTCGGATTTGTGAACTCTTAGAAGCGGGTCACAGTCGCACGTTCATCCAACTCATCCTGAACGTTTCCAACGGGACCCTGAGAAATCATTTGAAGAACATCTATGCAAAGGTATTACCCGAATCGAAATCCACTTCCAAGGATCAGTTGCAAAGACTGACCATTTTTCTATCAAAACGGAAGGAAAACAACTTCTCTCCTCGTTAA
- a CDS encoding ExbD/TolR family protein — protein sequence MKSGTKKRKSLLDGEDSPLDMTSMLDVVFILLIFAMVAMSFQKEVHSLPLRLPKSNAEAGGVSSNKEIYLLKEGILRYEGKDFSKEEWKQIVSKEEFKESVLWVYGDEEADYGRFVFIVDSLKNAGLKELHLAVKKE from the coding sequence ATGAAGAGCGGAACAAAAAAAAGAAAAAGCCTTCTCGATGGAGAAGATTCACCTCTCGATATGACGAGTATGTTGGATGTCGTCTTTATTCTTCTGATCTTCGCGATGGTCGCTATGAGTTTTCAAAAAGAAGTTCATTCTCTTCCGTTGCGTCTTCCGAAATCGAACGCAGAAGCGGGTGGAGTCAGTTCCAATAAGGAAATCTATCTTCTGAAAGAAGGTATTCTTCGTTACGAGGGTAAAGATTTTTCGAAAGAAGAATGGAAACAAATCGTCTCCAAAGAAGAATTCAAAGAATCCGTCCTTTGGGTTTACGGGGACGAGGAAGCCGATTACGGAAGGTTTGTCTTTATCGTCGATAGTCTAAAAAACGCGGGTTTGAAAGAATTACACTTAGCGGTAAAAAAAGAATGA
- a CDS encoding LIC10707 family hydrolase — protein sequence MKKNTFNSVTFKISLFILIYSNTLLADKNSITFWFPDENHTYDHLVKVTNCNTQFDDNNPESFEPNKTFLTMYGDSLGDFVNEGAYGYFGWDKFLTLMNFGIEWNVQNLAIGGYTTNSVYNLITKCAESDVKRFNFKTAPNVAFEIGGNDFWHNSLMLTFMPWKFPSVVDRVIYNTKAILFQLRHPRRDKDVLVMGNFPNLSYSPTLGNYSQYFNVGAVQPGYNFTSYMNQLHDSQATALHDDTQKAILTLLPPFGWLALLYMPIDLDKLQGDFAQAIVGIKQAYNEALSTIEIQTGLDELNVLHSQIKNSGISPTGKDEWYWIWLHTIKNNISMISSIGMFLTQGPLEQLTNEMNVSKGKVHFLPMYHLFIRQKDCFEFGQCWVANPWLYQDPVGHLNYLGYTVWASALSAKVIELDWHNSLKNGPPKYNGAVSIPGDDTVITLPDGEHGTDEVVIVPSEIDLLLLICLFTGKCW from the coding sequence ATGAAAAAGAATACTTTTAACTCAGTCACATTTAAAATTTCTCTTTTTATTCTTATTTATAGTAATACCCTTCTTGCAGATAAGAATAGCATTACATTTTGGTTCCCGGATGAAAACCATACTTACGACCATCTTGTTAAAGTTACAAACTGTAATACGCAATTCGATGATAACAATCCGGAATCCTTTGAACCCAATAAAACCTTCCTAACGATGTACGGGGATAGTTTAGGTGATTTTGTAAATGAAGGTGCCTACGGTTATTTTGGTTGGGATAAATTTTTAACTCTGATGAATTTCGGTATAGAATGGAATGTACAAAATTTAGCGATCGGCGGATATACCACAAATAGCGTTTACAATTTAATTACGAAATGTGCGGAGAGCGATGTAAAACGTTTCAACTTCAAAACAGCACCCAACGTTGCATTCGAAATCGGAGGAAACGATTTCTGGCATAACTCTTTGATGCTGACCTTTATGCCTTGGAAATTTCCCTCTGTAGTTGATCGGGTAATTTACAATACGAAAGCAATTCTATTTCAATTAAGGCACCCGAGAAGGGATAAAGATGTACTCGTAATGGGAAATTTTCCCAATCTATCGTATAGCCCGACCTTAGGAAATTATTCTCAATATTTCAATGTGGGTGCCGTCCAACCCGGTTACAATTTCACATCGTATATGAACCAACTTCACGATAGCCAAGCAACGGCTCTCCACGACGATACACAAAAAGCTATACTCACGCTACTGCCTCCATTCGGTTGGTTGGCGTTACTCTATATGCCGATCGATTTGGATAAACTACAAGGCGATTTCGCACAGGCCATCGTCGGAATCAAGCAGGCGTACAATGAAGCATTGAGTACGATTGAGATCCAGACGGGATTGGATGAGCTAAATGTATTACACTCACAAATTAAAAACAGCGGAATATCTCCGACGGGAAAAGACGAGTGGTATTGGATCTGGCTTCATACGATAAAAAATAATATCAGTATGATCTCCAGCATTGGTATGTTTTTAACCCAAGGTCCTCTGGAACAACTAACAAATGAAATGAACGTAAGCAAGGGCAAGGTTCATTTTCTTCCGATGTATCACTTATTCATTCGACAAAAAGATTGTTTTGAGTTCGGCCAGTGTTGGGTCGCCAATCCTTGGTTGTACCAAGACCCGGTCGGACATTTGAACTACTTGGGCTATACGGTGTGGGCTTCCGCCTTATCCGCCAAGGTCATCGAACTAGATTGGCACAATTCTCTCAAAAACGGTCCTCCAAAATACAACGGAGCTGTTTCCATCCCAGGAGATGACACTGTAATAACGCTCCCAGATGGAGAACATGGAACTGACGAAGTTGTAATTGTACCTTCAGAAATTGATCTTCTCCTTCTCATTTGTCTCTTCACTGGAAAATGCTGGTAA
- a CDS encoding SGNH/GDSL hydrolase family protein, protein MPFVTFFGDSLGDFVDLFGYGIYGWSEYLNYHHPEVQWRIQNFAVGGWTTVSIYEAISRCLQIDARNSFLTSNHVAFEAGGNDVFFVSIPLAIMPWKLFSYPNPFPDPNKPETAIVKGIPEQVAENVRGIIRLLRHPQVDKDVLLMGNFPTLSWSPSMGHMGDYFNMGKKLLDDFYLKDQTSLDARWTDFVENTGEYLESLYSKPYDPSQAHDPKLPVFQQYQSSAADWYVRWLYIESKSPTTILSIALGMIQPFVEAVVQQENEYSKNRSHPTKIVPNRKGGNYVHFLPLYNDFLHPDDCNIYFSCFVGHPPLYRDFLPGHVNMLGYVIWSQRLSNKILELGWDEDTIPRNGGVAYTPPGDTDDIVTDIPPHAVDPTPVPIDLLILICLLTGKCW, encoded by the coding sequence TTGCCCTTTGTTACTTTCTTTGGAGATAGCCTCGGTGATTTTGTCGATCTCTTTGGATATGGAATTTACGGTTGGAGCGAATACCTCAATTACCACCATCCGGAAGTGCAATGGCGGATCCAAAACTTCGCGGTCGGTGGCTGGACTACGGTAAGCATCTACGAAGCAATCAGTCGCTGTTTACAAATCGATGCTCGAAACTCATTTCTAACTTCCAATCACGTTGCCTTTGAGGCCGGTGGGAACGACGTATTCTTTGTATCGATACCGTTAGCGATCATGCCGTGGAAATTGTTTTCCTATCCAAATCCGTTTCCGGATCCGAATAAACCAGAAACCGCAATCGTAAAAGGAATTCCCGAACAAGTCGCTGAGAACGTAAGAGGAATCATCCGCTTATTACGTCATCCACAAGTGGATAAAGACGTGCTGTTGATGGGAAATTTTCCCACCCTTTCTTGGAGCCCTAGCATGGGGCATATGGGCGATTATTTCAATATGGGAAAAAAGCTGTTAGATGATTTTTATCTAAAAGACCAAACGTCTTTGGACGCCCGGTGGACCGACTTTGTGGAAAACACGGGAGAATATCTGGAATCGCTCTATTCTAAACCTTATGATCCTTCGCAAGCCCACGATCCGAAGTTGCCTGTCTTTCAACAATATCAAAGCTCAGCCGCGGATTGGTATGTTCGCTGGTTGTATATCGAATCCAAAAGTCCGACGACGATACTAAGCATTGCCTTGGGAATGATACAACCCTTTGTGGAAGCGGTTGTTCAACAAGAGAACGAGTATAGCAAAAATAGATCTCACCCGACAAAAATCGTTCCGAACAGAAAAGGGGGAAACTATGTCCATTTCTTACCGTTATATAACGACTTTTTACATCCGGACGATTGCAATATTTACTTCAGCTGTTTTGTAGGACATCCACCTTTATACAGAGATTTCCTACCGGGACACGTGAACATGCTTGGGTATGTAATATGGTCACAGAGATTATCCAATAAGATTTTAGAATTAGGGTGGGATGAGGATACGATCCCACGTAACGGAGGAGTGGCCTACACGCCACCAGGAGATACCGACGACATCGTTACGGACATACCGCCTCATGCCGTCGACCCGACACCGGTCCCAATCGATTTGCTAATTCTAATTTGCCTCCTTACTGGGAAATGCTGGTGA
- the rpmG gene encoding 50S ribosomal protein L33, which produces MREIIKLVCQEPGCSKGKSTYLLTKNKKAKTEKLVTKKFCKFCRKHTEYKETKV; this is translated from the coding sequence ATGAGAGAAATTATCAAGCTCGTTTGTCAGGAACCGGGATGTTCAAAGGGAAAGAGTACTTATCTTCTCACCAAGAATAAAAAGGCTAAAACCGAAAAACTGGTTACTAAAAAGTTCTGCAAATTTTGCAGAAAACACACCGAATACAAGGAAACCAAGGTCTAA
- a CDS encoding epoxide hydrolase family protein codes for MLGKKTISEFKIQIPEEEIQFLKNRLKQTRFGPPIDSSNWSDGTDADYLKELIRDWGTRYDWRSREILLNRFDHFLAEIEGAKIHFIHAKGKGKNPIPLLLLQGWPSSFIQMLDIIPLLTEARDDDTPSFDVVAASLPGYLFSEIPSKHGMSFSFIADLMQKLMVETLGYKKYAARGSDQGALVQQQLGLKYPENLIGLHRTGITPFINPLPADLSEEEIQYQQKVASWAKSETAYASLQALRPETITPALADSPIALASWVIEKFQRWGDCNGDLDRHFGRDKLLDNLSLHWFYGAGAASVRLYREVLRNPGLNGKLNVPTAIIMPLRDGIAVPFPKSWAERFYNVQRWTVLEKGGHFSEWEVPETIAEDIRSFFKSLTEKR; via the coding sequence ATGTTAGGAAAAAAAACGATTTCAGAGTTTAAGATTCAAATTCCCGAAGAAGAAATCCAATTTCTCAAAAACCGTTTGAAACAAACTCGTTTTGGTCCGCCGATCGATTCATCGAATTGGTCCGATGGCACGGACGCAGATTATCTGAAGGAATTGATTCGAGACTGGGGTACGAGGTATGATTGGCGCTCCCGCGAAATTCTACTCAATCGTTTCGATCATTTTCTCGCCGAGATCGAAGGAGCGAAAATTCATTTTATCCATGCGAAAGGAAAGGGTAAGAATCCGATTCCCCTTTTGCTCTTACAAGGATGGCCGAGTAGCTTTATTCAGATGTTGGATATCATTCCACTTCTTACCGAGGCGCGAGATGACGATACCCCAAGTTTCGACGTCGTCGCCGCATCCCTTCCCGGGTATTTATTCTCCGAAATTCCTTCAAAGCACGGAATGAGTTTTTCATTCATCGCCGATTTGATGCAGAAGTTAATGGTAGAAACATTGGGTTATAAAAAATATGCGGCTCGAGGTTCCGATCAAGGCGCTCTTGTGCAACAACAACTGGGTTTGAAGTATCCGGAGAATCTGATCGGGTTGCATCGAACGGGAATTACCCCATTCATAAATCCCTTGCCGGCGGATTTATCAGAAGAAGAAATTCAATACCAACAGAAGGTTGCGTCCTGGGCAAAGTCAGAAACCGCGTATGCAAGCCTGCAGGCGCTTAGACCGGAAACGATCACGCCCGCTCTTGCGGATTCTCCGATTGCTTTGGCGAGCTGGGTGATCGAAAAATTCCAAAGGTGGGGAGATTGTAACGGCGATCTGGATCGGCATTTTGGAAGAGACAAGTTATTGGATAATCTTTCTCTTCACTGGTTCTATGGAGCGGGCGCCGCTTCGGTCCGATTGTATCGGGAAGTGCTTCGGAATCCGGGCTTAAACGGTAAACTGAACGTTCCCACTGCGATCATCATGCCGCTTCGAGACGGAATCGCGGTGCCTTTTCCGAAAAGCTGGGCGGAACGTTTTTACAACGTCCAACGTTGGACCGTTTTGGAAAAAGGAGGTCATTTTTCGGAATGGGAAGTTCCGGAAACGATTGCGGAAGACATTCGATCGTTTTTTAAATCGCTTACGGAAAAAAGATAA